The Terriglobia bacterium genome contains the following window.
CTGGCACGAAGAAGACGGGCCGCGCCGCTTTTTTCCTTGGCGCGCGACGCCATACGGATGGTGCGCCATGAACAACGATTCGCTTCTGCTCCAGCTCCTCGACGAAGCCTATGAAAAGCGCGCCTGGCATGGCCCCAACCTCAAGCAGTCTCTGCGCGGCGTCACCGTGCAGCAGGCCGCCTGGCGTCCCGCTCCCGCTCGCCACAACATCTGGGAAGAGGCCCTGCACGCCGCCTACTGGAAATACGCCCTGCGCCGCAGGATCGAGGGCGGCCAGCGCGGCTCGTTCGCGCTGGCAGGCAGCAACTTTTTCCCCCGCCCGGAGCGGGGCCGCTGCACCGAAGCCGCCTGGCGGGCCGATCGGGAATTGCTGGAAAAAGAACACCGCGCCCTGCGTGCCGTGGTGGTCCGCGCGCTGCGCACCGCCCGCGCCTCCCGCTTCACCCGCCAGATCCTCGGCATCGCCTTCCACGACATCTACCATGCCGGACAGATTCGTCTCCTGCGCCGCCTGCAACAGCGCCGGAAAAGGGCCGCCTGATCCGTCCGCCGCGCTTCGCGCCACGTTTGCCATCCGTTGACTTGCCCTGCGCCCGCGCCTAAGATGCCCCAGTCGGCGCGCGTTTTCCCTACCCTCGTTGCGCGCAGGCTCTTGCTGGTGTGGCCATGCTGGGCCCGATGGTTTCGCACTATCGCCTGCTCAATCCGCTCGGCAGCGGCGGGATGGGTGTAGTCTATCGCGCCGAGGACACCACCCTCGGCCGCACCGTCGCCCTCAAGTTCCTCCCCGAGAGTTCTGGCCTGGATGCCCGCAGCCAGGCGCGCTTACGCGAAGAAGCCCGCACGGCTTCCGCCCTCAATCACCCCAATATTTGCACCATCTTCGAGGTCGGCGAATCCGCCGGCGAGTTTTACATCGCCATGGAATACGTCGAGGGCCGCCCGCTCGCCGAATCCATCCGTCCCGGCGGGGTGCCCGTGGAGACCGCGCTGCGCTACGCCCGGCAACTGGCCTCCGCGCTGGAGCACGCCCACGCCCGCGGCGTCATTCACCGCGATCTCAAGCCCCGCAACATCGTCATCACCGCGCAGGGCGACGCCAAGATTCTGGACTTCGGCCTGGCCCGCCGCACCGATCCGGCCGAGTTCGACCGCAAGACCCTGGAGATCACCAGCACCGCGGACAACATCGGCGTCGCCGGCACCTTTCCCTACATGGCCCCGGAGCAACTCGGAGGCAAGGACGCCACGCCACGCACCGATATCTGGGCCCTCGGCGTAGTCCTCCACGAAATGGTCACCGGCGAGCGCCCCTTCCGCGGGGACAATCTCTTCCGCCTGTGCACCGCCATCGTGCGCGATCCCCCGCCCCCCCTCCCGGCGCACGTGCCCCCGGGCCTCGCCGCGGTCATTCATCGCTGCCTGGAAAAGGAGCCGGAGCGCCGCTACCAGCGTGCGGGAGAAGTGCGCGCGGCCCTCGAAGCCATCACTCCGGAGATTTCTCTGCCGGCTTCCCGCTTCCCGCGCCCGCGTTTTTCCCGCAGCCTGCTCGCCGCCGCAGGGTTCGCCGCGTTCCTCTTTTTCGCGCTGTTCTTCCTGCGCCCCGCGCTCTTCCGCCCGGCGGCGGCTCCCGCCATGCCCGCGCGCAT
Protein-coding sequences here:
- a CDS encoding DinB family protein, with the protein product MNNDSLLLQLLDEAYEKRAWHGPNLKQSLRGVTVQQAAWRPAPARHNIWEEALHAAYWKYALRRRIEGGQRGSFALAGSNFFPRPERGRCTEAAWRADRELLEKEHRALRAVVVRALRTARASRFTRQILGIAFHDIYHAGQIRLLRRLQQRRKRAA